The Frondihabitans australicus genome includes a region encoding these proteins:
- a CDS encoding DUF1048 domain-containing protein produces MPDIPATRGDRRRRHALRLRVEQLPMAARDAFTAIERYLVLTCPAGDGLLDALDDLVSRLETAQSRGDALSDVVGADPAAFADALAREHVTEPRRAAEQHRLVTAVAEAEREQGLL; encoded by the coding sequence ATGCCAGACATCCCCGCGACCCGCGGCGACCGCCGCCGCCGTCACGCCCTCCGCCTCCGCGTCGAACAGCTGCCGATGGCGGCCCGCGACGCGTTCACCGCCATCGAGCGCTACCTCGTCCTGACCTGCCCGGCCGGCGACGGTCTCCTCGACGCCCTCGACGACCTCGTCTCCCGGCTCGAGACGGCCCAAAGCCGGGGCGACGCTCTCTCCGACGTGGTCGGCGCCGATCCTGCCGCCTTCGCCGACGCCCTCGCCCGCGAACACGTCACCGAACCGCGCCGCGCCGCCGAGCAGCACCGCCTCGTGACGGCCGTCGCCGAGGCCGAGCGCGAGCAGGGCCTGCTGTGA
- a CDS encoding SDR family oxidoreductase has translation MSFDDDARFRNEHTLAGRTAVVTGVSRHRGIGFAIASRLLARGASVFVQHWAPHDAAQPYGADSLDDVLAALRTHLPTGADEGAGARLDHLELDLAPASNPARLIAAARESLGPIDILVCNQALSGSDGRLADLTPEMFDAHWQTNARASLLMTQAFAAQHDDERPGGRVVWITSGQQTGPMSGEIAYATSKAALAGITVSVANDLIDRGIVLNTINPGPVNTGYLDASLAPEAHDEVLRHFPRDRMGEPDDPARLIEWLVSDAGRWVVGQVISSEGGFRRWV, from the coding sequence ATGAGCTTCGACGACGACGCGCGATTCCGCAACGAGCACACTCTCGCGGGCCGAACCGCCGTCGTCACGGGCGTCAGTCGGCACCGGGGCATCGGGTTCGCGATCGCATCCAGGCTCCTCGCCCGCGGCGCGAGCGTCTTCGTGCAGCACTGGGCGCCCCACGACGCCGCGCAGCCCTACGGCGCCGACTCGCTCGACGACGTGCTCGCCGCGCTCCGCACCCATCTGCCGACCGGTGCCGACGAGGGCGCAGGAGCCCGGCTCGACCACCTCGAGCTCGACCTCGCCCCCGCCTCGAACCCCGCCCGCCTGATCGCCGCCGCCCGAGAGTCGCTCGGGCCGATCGACATCCTGGTCTGCAATCAGGCCCTGAGCGGCAGCGACGGGCGCCTCGCCGACCTCACGCCGGAGATGTTCGACGCGCACTGGCAGACGAATGCGCGCGCCTCGCTGCTCATGACGCAGGCGTTCGCCGCGCAGCACGACGACGAGCGGCCCGGTGGCCGCGTCGTGTGGATCACGTCAGGGCAGCAGACCGGCCCCATGTCGGGCGAGATCGCCTACGCGACGTCGAAGGCGGCGCTGGCAGGCATCACGGTGTCGGTGGCCAACGACCTGATCGACCGGGGGATCGTGCTGAACACCATCAATCCCGGGCCGGTGAACACCGGCTACCTGGACGCGTCGCTCGCGCCCGAGGCGCACGACGAGGTGCTGCGGCACTTCCCCCGCGATCGCATGGGCGAGCCCGACGACCCGGCCCGCCTCATCGAGTGGCTGGTGAGCGACGCCGGCCGCTGGGTCGTCGGGCAGGTCATCTCGTCGGAGGGCGGCTTCAGGCGCTGGGTGTGA
- a CDS encoding TetR/AcrR family transcriptional regulator, with product MARWEPDARGRLLRAALDLFAEQGYERTTTAQIASRAGLTKTTFFRHFPDKREVLFYGQPMLMELATNGVRDAPADATPLDAAAAGVDAMASAHVEGQREYAPQLGAVVAANDELRERAAFKRASIAGAMADALVVRGVDERVAALAAELGARAYYTAFDRWIAPANTEPMPDLARTALTELRAAAAALA from the coding sequence ATGGCGAGATGGGAACCCGACGCGCGTGGCCGGCTCCTGCGCGCTGCTCTCGACCTCTTCGCCGAGCAGGGCTACGAGCGCACGACGACCGCGCAGATCGCGTCGCGGGCGGGCCTCACGAAGACGACGTTCTTCCGGCACTTCCCCGACAAGCGCGAGGTGCTCTTCTACGGCCAGCCGATGCTGATGGAGCTCGCGACGAACGGGGTGCGCGACGCGCCTGCCGATGCCACGCCCCTCGATGCGGCGGCCGCCGGGGTCGACGCGATGGCCTCCGCACACGTCGAGGGTCAGCGCGAGTACGCCCCGCAGCTCGGGGCCGTCGTCGCGGCGAACGACGAGCTCCGCGAGCGGGCGGCGTTCAAGCGCGCGAGCATCGCCGGAGCCATGGCGGACGCCCTCGTCGTCCGCGGAGTCGACGAGAGGGTCGCGGCGCTCGCCGCCGAGCTCGGAGCCCGGGCGTACTACACGGCGTTCGACCGCTGGATCGCGCCCGCCAACACGGAGCCGATGCCCGACCTCGCCCGCACGGCCCTCACCGAGCTGCGCGCCGCTGCCGCCGCCCTCGCCTAG
- a CDS encoding helix-turn-helix domain-containing protein → MTDDPNPLGEYLRARRELVTPDLVGIPVLGVRRVAGLRREEVAMLAGVSADYYLRLEQGRDRNPSAQVLESIARVLQLDDNATTYLLGLASGSTSRPRRRPRKRTVPIGIATLIDTIGLPAFVEDRYFDVLAANRLATAISPCLRPGQNRLRDVFLDDAERALYPQSQRAAESLIAGFRRSVGSDTDDPRFIELVGELSLASPEFRQLWARHDVGVLAGATVTLDHPQVGELTLFREKLGIGETGGMMLVIYSAEPGSPDAEKLSFLASMSVEASR, encoded by the coding sequence ATGACCGACGACCCGAACCCGCTGGGCGAGTACCTCCGCGCCCGCCGCGAGCTGGTCACGCCCGACCTGGTCGGCATCCCGGTGCTGGGCGTCCGCCGCGTCGCGGGCCTGCGCCGCGAGGAGGTCGCGATGCTGGCCGGCGTGAGCGCCGACTACTACCTGCGGCTCGAGCAGGGTCGCGACCGAAATCCGTCGGCGCAGGTGCTGGAGTCGATCGCTCGGGTGCTTCAGCTCGACGACAACGCCACGACCTACCTGCTCGGCCTCGCCAGCGGCAGCACGAGCCGCCCTCGCCGCCGCCCCCGCAAGCGGACCGTGCCGATCGGCATCGCGACGCTCATCGACACGATCGGGCTGCCCGCGTTCGTCGAGGACCGCTACTTCGACGTTCTGGCCGCGAACCGTCTCGCCACGGCGATCTCGCCCTGTCTGCGCCCCGGGCAGAACCGGCTGCGCGACGTCTTCCTCGACGACGCCGAGCGAGCTCTCTACCCGCAGTCGCAGCGCGCCGCCGAAAGCCTCATCGCCGGCTTCCGCAGGTCGGTCGGCAGCGACACCGACGACCCGCGGTTCATCGAGCTCGTCGGCGAGCTGTCTCTGGCGAGCCCCGAGTTCCGGCAGCTGTGGGCCCGCCACGACGTCGGGGTTCTGGCCGGCGCGACCGTGACGCTCGACCATCCGCAGGTCGGCGAGCTCACGCTGTTCCGCGAGAAGCTCGGCATCGGCGAGACGGGCGGCATGATGCTCGTGATCTACTCGGCCGAGCCCGGGTCGCCCGACGCCGAGAAGCTGTCGTTTCTCGCGTCCATGTCTGTGGAAGCGAGCCGGTAG
- a CDS encoding nucleoside deaminase: protein MDTSVLATSFSVDLPAWVPDELADWPESLPTLDDRMRLVNRLASRNPAEGNGGPFAAIVTERESGRIVSVGVNVVLASGLSSAHAEVVALSLAQTRLGSWDLGAADRPALDLINNWRPCLQCLGSTMWSGVQRLVVAGSGPECEDLTRFDEGPVRDDWAEQFEARGIEVVDGVRRAEAVEVFAEYGRRVGAGAATVYNARGTGPR, encoded by the coding sequence ATGGACACCTCGGTACTCGCGACCAGTTTCTCCGTCGATCTGCCGGCCTGGGTGCCCGACGAGTTGGCCGACTGGCCGGAGTCGCTGCCGACGCTCGACGACCGCATGCGCCTCGTCAATCGCCTCGCCTCCCGCAACCCGGCCGAGGGCAACGGCGGGCCGTTCGCCGCGATCGTCACCGAGCGCGAGTCGGGGCGCATCGTGTCGGTCGGCGTGAACGTCGTGCTGGCCTCGGGGCTGTCGTCGGCCCATGCCGAGGTGGTCGCGCTGTCGCTGGCTCAGACGCGCCTCGGCTCCTGGGATCTCGGCGCCGCCGACCGCCCGGCCCTCGACCTGATCAACAACTGGCGGCCGTGCCTGCAGTGCCTCGGCTCGACGATGTGGTCGGGCGTGCAGCGGCTGGTCGTGGCCGGTTCGGGCCCGGAGTGCGAAGACCTGACCCGCTTCGACGAGGGCCCGGTGCGCGACGACTGGGCCGAGCAGTTCGAGGCGCGCGGCATCGAGGTGGTCGACGGGGTGCGTCGTGCGGAGGCCGTCGAGGTGTTCGCCGAGTACGGCCGGCGTGTGGGCGCAGGAGCAGCGACCGTCTACAACGCCCGAGGCACCGGGCCGCGCTGA
- a CDS encoding NAD-dependent epimerase/dehydratase family protein encodes MRVLVTGPAGHIGQAVLAELIGHGHEVTGLVRSESSAAAVEKLGATALHGDVNDLSLLASAAADVDAVIHLAFDHGSVAQGDMQTAVDADTAVVNAFGDALAGTGKTFIGIGIARTGDAERDRLLEANPRVFVSRAVLELVSRDVRALLVAVPPVTHSDRDVHGFLPTIIGIAKRQGASGYIDEGLNVWPAVHTLDLAVLFRLALEKAPAGSQLIGSSDEGVEVRRIAENIAGHLGLPAVSVPAAEAPAFFAPFIFMGMNVPMPNAATRELLGWEPTHPRLIEDLDAGHYFTR; translated from the coding sequence ATGCGCGTTCTCGTCACCGGCCCCGCAGGCCACATCGGCCAGGCCGTCCTCGCCGAGCTCATCGGCCACGGCCACGAGGTCACCGGCCTCGTCCGCTCCGAGTCGTCCGCCGCCGCCGTCGAGAAGCTCGGCGCGACCGCCCTGCACGGCGACGTCAACGACCTCTCGCTCCTCGCGAGCGCGGCGGCCGACGTCGACGCCGTCATCCACCTCGCCTTCGACCACGGCAGCGTCGCGCAGGGCGACATGCAGACCGCCGTCGACGCCGACACCGCGGTCGTGAACGCCTTCGGCGACGCCCTCGCGGGCACCGGCAAGACGTTCATCGGCATCGGAATCGCCCGCACCGGTGACGCCGAGCGCGACAGGCTCCTCGAGGCGAACCCGCGCGTCTTCGTGTCCCGTGCGGTGCTCGAGCTCGTGTCGCGCGACGTGCGCGCCCTTCTCGTGGCCGTCCCGCCCGTGACGCACAGCGACCGCGACGTGCACGGCTTCCTCCCGACGATCATCGGGATCGCGAAGCGCCAGGGCGCCTCGGGCTACATCGACGAGGGCCTCAACGTGTGGCCGGCCGTGCACACGCTCGACCTGGCGGTGCTCTTCCGCCTCGCGCTCGAGAAGGCCCCGGCCGGCTCGCAGCTCATCGGCTCGAGCGACGAGGGCGTGGAGGTCCGCAGGATCGCCGAGAACATCGCCGGGCACCTCGGCCTTCCCGCCGTGAGCGTCCCCGCGGCCGAGGCGCCCGCGTTCTTCGCGCCGTTCATCTTCATGGGCATGAACGTGCCGATGCCCAACGCCGCGACGCGCGAGCTCCTCGGCTGGGAGCCCACGCACCCTCGCCTGATCGAGGATCTCGACGCCGGGCACTACTTCACGCGCTAG
- a CDS encoding dihydrofolate reductase family protein: protein MSKVRVHNFAISLDGFGTGADQSMEAPFGHAGGRLMQWFMSTPTFRAMQGADGGTEGVDADFAAQWADGIGAEIMGRNKFGPQRGDWPDDGWVGWWGDEPPFHTPVVVLTHHPREAIAVGETTFHFVDQTPAEALELARSLAPNTDIRIGGGVDTVREFLAADLVDHLHLVQVPIVLGRGERLWDDGAGLTLEGLEERFDIESTPSPSGVTHFVYTRKPRD, encoded by the coding sequence GTGTCGAAGGTCCGAGTCCACAACTTCGCCATCTCGCTCGACGGGTTCGGCACCGGCGCCGACCAGTCGATGGAGGCTCCCTTCGGCCACGCCGGCGGCCGCCTGATGCAGTGGTTCATGTCGACGCCGACGTTCCGCGCGATGCAGGGCGCCGACGGCGGCACCGAGGGCGTCGACGCCGACTTCGCCGCCCAGTGGGCCGACGGCATCGGCGCCGAGATCATGGGCCGCAACAAGTTCGGGCCGCAGCGCGGCGACTGGCCCGACGACGGCTGGGTCGGCTGGTGGGGCGACGAGCCGCCGTTCCACACGCCCGTCGTCGTGCTCACCCACCACCCGCGCGAGGCCATCGCCGTCGGCGAGACGACCTTCCACTTCGTCGACCAGACGCCCGCCGAGGCGCTCGAGCTCGCCCGGTCGCTCGCCCCCAACACCGACATCAGGATCGGCGGAGGCGTCGACACGGTCCGCGAGTTCCTGGCCGCGGATCTCGTCGACCACCTCCACCTCGTGCAGGTGCCGATCGTGCTCGGCCGCGGAGAACGCCTCTGGGACGACGGTGCCGGCCTCACGCTCGAGGGCCTCGAGGAGCGCTTCGACATCGAATCGACGCCGTCGCCGAGCGGCGTGACGCACTTCGTCTACACGCGCAAGCCGCGCGACTAG
- a CDS encoding TetR/AcrR family transcriptional regulator, with protein sequence MPRSGREARERLEKAALALFAERGFDAVTTAEIAERAGVTERTFFRHFPDKREVLFDGERRLSQWVIDAMQAVPVDVPAWKALRRAVDAVVPPLEANRAESDRLGQIIAVTPALWERGAAKEAHLVVLVAELLLARGVADDEADLLARVGWGALAHAMKTWRADSPDAALQPHVDRAFARLSRLTDAAVTR encoded by the coding sequence GTGCCACGCAGCGGAAGAGAAGCCCGGGAGCGCCTCGAGAAGGCCGCCCTCGCCCTGTTCGCCGAGCGCGGGTTCGACGCCGTGACGACCGCCGAGATCGCCGAGCGGGCCGGCGTGACCGAGCGGACTTTCTTCCGGCACTTCCCCGACAAGCGCGAAGTGCTCTTCGACGGCGAGCGTCGCCTCTCGCAGTGGGTGATCGACGCCATGCAGGCCGTCCCTGTCGACGTGCCGGCGTGGAAGGCGCTGCGGCGCGCCGTCGACGCCGTTGTGCCGCCCCTCGAGGCGAACCGGGCGGAGAGCGACCGCCTCGGGCAGATCATCGCGGTGACGCCCGCGCTGTGGGAGCGAGGCGCGGCGAAAGAGGCTCACCTGGTGGTGCTGGTCGCCGAACTCCTGCTGGCTCGGGGTGTCGCCGACGACGAGGCGGACCTCCTCGCGCGCGTCGGCTGGGGTGCTCTCGCGCACGCGATGAAGACGTGGCGCGCCGATTCTCCGGATGCAGCGCTGCAGCCGCACGTGGATCGCGCGTTCGCCCGGCTGTCGCGGCTCACGGATGCCGCCGTCACGCGCTGA
- a CDS encoding NADP-dependent oxidoreductase translates to MSAVASRTVRFHETGEPLDVLVLETTEIPDPGEGTIRVKVAAAGLNPADWELCRGFMPGTLPRGIGCDVAGVVDAVGDGVDDVAVGDLVFGATDFVGQSSGGAADFAILNLWFPVPSGLSAVDAASLRMVLQTAVWTLDLMGLSEGDTLLVHGAGGMVGYTAVQVALRRGLKVIATAGPTFTPDLEGFGATVTPYGEGMVSRVREIVGGDVDHVLDASRPQAGTIAQLVEIAGDPARIMTVSNHDEARAAGVTVNIDALMAQGGFPSSDFLPEYARAMAEGSFRIPVARTFPLDAWREATELSLSGSPHGKLVLVP, encoded by the coding sequence ATGAGCGCAGTCGCATCCCGCACCGTCCGATTCCACGAGACCGGCGAGCCCCTCGATGTCCTGGTCCTCGAGACGACCGAGATCCCCGACCCCGGTGAGGGCACGATCCGCGTGAAGGTCGCCGCGGCCGGCCTCAACCCCGCCGACTGGGAGCTCTGCCGCGGCTTCATGCCGGGCACCCTGCCGCGCGGCATCGGCTGCGACGTGGCCGGGGTGGTCGACGCCGTCGGCGACGGTGTGGACGATGTCGCGGTCGGCGATCTCGTCTTCGGGGCGACGGACTTCGTCGGGCAGAGCAGCGGGGGTGCGGCGGACTTCGCGATCCTGAACCTGTGGTTCCCCGTGCCGTCGGGTCTCAGCGCCGTCGACGCGGCCAGCCTGCGGATGGTGCTCCAGACCGCCGTGTGGACCCTCGACCTGATGGGGCTGTCGGAGGGCGACACTCTTCTCGTGCACGGGGCCGGCGGCATGGTCGGCTACACCGCCGTCCAGGTCGCTCTGCGGCGGGGCCTGAAGGTCATCGCCACTGCGGGGCCGACGTTCACGCCCGATCTCGAGGGCTTCGGGGCGACGGTGACGCCGTACGGCGAGGGCATGGTGTCGCGGGTGCGGGAGATCGTCGGCGGCGACGTCGACCACGTGCTCGACGCGTCGCGCCCGCAGGCGGGGACCATCGCGCAGCTGGTCGAGATCGCCGGCGACCCGGCCCGCATCATGACGGTGAGCAACCACGACGAGGCGCGGGCCGCTGGCGTGACCGTCAACATCGACGCGCTGATGGCGCAGGGAGGGTTCCCGTCGAGTGACTTCCTTCCGGAGTACGCGCGCGCCATGGCCGAGGGGTCGTTCCGGATCCCGGTCGCGCGTACCTTCCCGCTCGACGCCTGGCGGGAGGCGACCGAGCTGAGCCTCTCCGGTTCTCCCCACGGCAAGCTCGTGCTGGTGCCCTAG
- a CDS encoding MarR family winged helix-turn-helix transcriptional regulator, which translates to MSDDEGPLTRDELDVWHAFKRASEAVTAAVERDLLATTGLTGAEFGVLDRLRLSDGAMRQADLAASMGWQKSRLSHQLSRMQDRGLVTRELHTPSSATAALTTEGSRAIAAALPVHARAVRAHLVDALPVAQRETLLAALRSLA; encoded by the coding sequence ATGTCTGACGATGAGGGTCCGCTCACCCGCGACGAGCTCGACGTCTGGCACGCGTTCAAGCGCGCGTCCGAGGCCGTGACGGCCGCAGTCGAGCGAGATCTCCTTGCGACCACGGGGCTGACCGGCGCCGAGTTCGGCGTGCTCGACCGGCTGCGCCTGAGCGACGGCGCGATGCGACAGGCGGACCTCGCGGCCTCGATGGGCTGGCAGAAGAGCCGCCTGTCTCACCAGCTGTCGAGAATGCAGGATCGGGGACTCGTCACGCGAGAGCTCCACACCCCCTCGAGCGCCACCGCAGCCCTCACCACGGAGGGCTCGCGGGCGATCGCCGCGGCGCTCCCCGTTCACGCTCGTGCCGTGCGCGCGCATCTCGTCGACGCCCTGCCCGTCGCGCAGCGCGAGACTCTGCTGGCTGCGCTGCGCTCGCTCGCCTGA
- a CDS encoding KUP/HAK/KT family potassium transporter, with translation MTTPATAAVRAQDRQPTPREAPTPAGRRRSAVKAVGPILAALGVVFGDIGTSPIYAASTTFGIDTRTTGGPAPEFVLGATSTLIWSLFLVVTVLYVRFLLRTDNRGEGGLLALFGLLRRSSLKARTVGVFTVVAMFGAAMFLGDSVITPAISVLSAVEGLEVVQPGFARYVVPAAFVILLGVFALQKFGSNFIGRLYGPVMILWFAALAVSGAASLGLDPSVLQALSPTWVVRFFVDQPGLAFLALGAVVLAVTGAEALYSDLGHFGRRAITRAWLFVVFPALVLNYLGQASLALREPSKAGTSFFGLVPSWALVPMVVLATLATIIASQAVISGTFSVIHQAGHLGVFPRVKTVHTSSESEGQIYMPAITILLAVAVLGVVVGFRSSASLASAYGIAVTATISITSIIYLAFSWARGRRWTLRMVVVSAILVLVLAFLGGNLPKITSGGWLPLTLGAVAFVVMATSWVGLRRIAAGRRLNEMPLDELPALLGGGGAVHRVPGDAVFITRSPGVVPIALRTMVTQNHALQERAILLSYKTVDVPTTRGLPHRISVTSLGDGIVQVTAKVGYRESPQMTALLTEAAHVDDGCLDDFAASRAVFFISTPVPRYNRGSRMLKWAQMLFLAMDRLAPDPLDVIALPRDRTIVVGREVPL, from the coding sequence GTGACCACCCCCGCCACCGCGGCCGTCAGGGCGCAGGATCGGCAGCCCACCCCGCGCGAAGCCCCCACCCCCGCCGGCCGCCGCCGCAGCGCGGTGAAGGCCGTCGGCCCGATCCTGGCGGCCCTCGGCGTCGTCTTCGGCGACATCGGCACCAGCCCCATCTACGCCGCCAGCACGACCTTCGGCATCGACACGAGGACCACGGGCGGCCCCGCCCCCGAGTTCGTGCTCGGCGCGACGTCGACGCTGATCTGGTCGCTCTTCCTGGTGGTGACGGTGCTCTACGTCCGCTTTCTGCTCCGCACCGACAACCGGGGCGAGGGCGGGCTCCTCGCGCTGTTCGGCCTGCTCCGCCGCAGCAGTCTGAAGGCCCGCACGGTCGGCGTCTTCACCGTCGTCGCGATGTTCGGCGCCGCGATGTTCCTCGGCGACAGCGTCATCACGCCCGCGATCTCGGTGCTGTCGGCCGTCGAGGGGCTGGAGGTCGTGCAACCCGGGTTCGCGAGGTACGTGGTTCCGGCGGCATTCGTGATCCTGCTCGGGGTGTTCGCCCTGCAGAAGTTCGGGTCGAACTTCATCGGACGCCTGTACGGGCCGGTCATGATCCTCTGGTTCGCCGCCCTCGCCGTCTCGGGCGCCGCGTCGCTCGGCCTGGACCCGAGCGTGCTGCAGGCGCTGTCGCCGACGTGGGTGGTGCGATTCTTCGTCGACCAGCCCGGGCTCGCCTTCCTCGCCCTCGGGGCCGTGGTGCTGGCGGTCACAGGAGCCGAGGCGCTCTACTCCGACCTCGGCCACTTCGGCCGCCGCGCCATCACGCGCGCCTGGCTGTTCGTGGTGTTCCCCGCGCTCGTGCTCAACTACCTCGGGCAGGCGTCGCTGGCGCTCCGGGAGCCGTCGAAGGCGGGCACGTCGTTCTTCGGCCTCGTGCCGTCGTGGGCTCTCGTGCCGATGGTCGTGCTGGCCACGCTCGCCACGATCATCGCCTCGCAGGCGGTGATCTCGGGCACCTTCTCGGTGATCCACCAGGCCGGGCACCTCGGCGTGTTCCCGCGCGTGAAGACGGTGCACACGTCGTCCGAGAGCGAGGGACAGATCTACATGCCGGCGATCACGATCCTGCTGGCCGTCGCGGTGCTCGGCGTGGTCGTCGGGTTCCGCAGCAGCGCGTCGCTGGCCTCCGCCTACGGGATCGCGGTCACGGCGACGATCTCGATCACCTCGATCATCTATCTCGCCTTCTCGTGGGCGCGGGGGCGGAGGTGGACGCTGCGGATGGTCGTGGTGTCGGCGATCCTGGTGCTGGTGCTCGCCTTCCTCGGCGGGAACCTGCCCAAGATCACCTCGGGCGGCTGGCTTCCGCTCACCCTCGGGGCGGTGGCCTTCGTCGTCATGGCGACGTCGTGGGTGGGGCTGCGGCGGATCGCTGCGGGGCGGCGGCTGAACGAGATGCCGCTCGACGAGCTGCCCGCCCTGCTCGGCGGCGGGGGAGCAGTGCACCGCGTGCCGGGCGACGCGGTCTTCATCACGCGCAGCCCCGGCGTGGTGCCGATCGCGCTGCGCACGATGGTGACGCAGAACCATGCCCTGCAGGAGCGCGCCATCCTGCTGAGCTACAAGACCGTCGACGTGCCGACGACCCGCGGGCTGCCGCATCGCATCTCGGTGACCTCGCTCGGCGACGGCATCGTGCAGGTCACCGCCAAGGTCGGTTACCGCGAGAGCCCGCAGATGACGGCGCTGCTCACGGAGGCGGCGCACGTCGACGACGGCTGCCTCGACGACTTCGCGGCCTCGCGCGCGGTGTTCTTCATCTCGACCCCGGTGCCTCGCTACAACCGGGGCAGCAGGATGCTCAAGTGGGCCCAGATGCTGTTCCTCGCCATGGACCGTCTCGCGCCCGACCCCCTCGACGTCATCGCCCTGCCCCGCGACCGCACGATCGTGGTCGGTCGCGAGGTCCCGCTCTAG
- a CDS encoding SDR family oxidoreductase, whose protein sequence is MTTQTIQQDATAVAIVTGASGELGRAIALRLARDGFAVVAHFSRGEAAAQTLVAEIVAGGGRALAVGGDIADPATSSRLFDAAEQEFGGADVLVSNAGASILGRLADMTDADYDTVMDASARGTFAGLREAATRLRDGGRIVTLSTTSLAVGTPGMGLYMAAKSAVETLTRAAAKELAPRRITVNAVAPGAIASRMFFEGKSPEQIARIADGHPAGRLGEPDDIASAVALLVGQDAGWISGQVIRVNGGVA, encoded by the coding sequence ATGACAACCCAGACAATTCAGCAGGATGCGACAGCCGTCGCCATCGTCACGGGCGCGTCCGGCGAACTCGGCCGTGCCATCGCGCTGCGACTCGCTCGTGACGGGTTCGCCGTCGTCGCCCACTTCTCGCGGGGTGAGGCGGCGGCGCAGACCCTCGTCGCCGAGATCGTCGCCGGCGGTGGCCGCGCGCTCGCGGTCGGGGGCGACATCGCCGACCCGGCCACCTCGTCGCGACTGTTCGACGCCGCAGAACAGGAGTTCGGCGGTGCCGACGTGCTCGTGAGCAACGCCGGCGCGAGCATCCTCGGTCGCCTGGCCGACATGACCGACGCCGACTACGACACCGTGATGGACGCGAGCGCGCGCGGAACGTTCGCAGGGCTGCGCGAGGCGGCCACCCGCCTTCGGGACGGCGGGCGGATCGTCACCCTCTCGACGACGTCGCTGGCCGTCGGCACACCCGGGATGGGTCTCTACATGGCCGCGAAGTCGGCCGTCGAGACGCTCACGCGTGCGGCGGCGAAAGAGCTGGCGCCGCGCAGGATCACCGTGAACGCCGTCGCCCCGGGCGCCATCGCGTCGCGGATGTTCTTCGAGGGCAAGTCGCCCGAGCAGATCGCGCGAATCGCCGACGGGCATCCGGCAGGACGCCTCGGCGAGCCCGACGACATCGCCTCGGCAGTCGCCCTGCTCGTCGGCCAGGATGCCGGCTGGATCAGCGGCCAGGTGATCCGGGTCAACGGCGGCGTCGCCTAG
- a CDS encoding GNAT family N-acetyltransferase: MDEPPVTLRARAAEDLDALYSLAADLDSWEERGPLGPAPLSRAEWEARQEAQAADGNVRFVIDVDGLAVGTIGLFDSDELARYAEIGIALVPEARGRGFGSAAIARVVEFGFVRRNLRRIHLQAISSNAAALRAYEKAGFVVEGRLREHAWVRGRYEDIVLMGLLRSEWEAARV, translated from the coding sequence ATGGACGAACCACCCGTCACCCTCCGCGCCCGGGCCGCCGAAGACCTCGACGCGCTGTACTCGCTGGCCGCCGACCTCGACTCGTGGGAGGAGCGCGGACCCCTCGGCCCGGCTCCCCTCAGCCGCGCCGAGTGGGAGGCACGGCAGGAGGCGCAGGCGGCCGACGGCAACGTCCGCTTCGTGATCGACGTCGACGGTCTCGCCGTCGGCACGATCGGCCTCTTCGACAGCGACGAGCTCGCCCGCTACGCCGAGATCGGCATCGCGCTCGTCCCGGAGGCGCGCGGTCGAGGCTTCGGATCGGCGGCGATCGCTCGTGTGGTCGAGTTCGGGTTCGTGCGTCGCAACCTGCGCCGGATCCACCTGCAGGCCATCTCGTCGAACGCCGCCGCCCTCCGCGCCTACGAGAAGGCGGGCTTCGTCGTCGAGGGTCGCCTGCGCGAGCACGCCTGGGTGCGCGGGCGCTACGAGGACATCGTGCTCATGGGTCTGCTGCGCTCCGAGTGGGAGGCCGCGCGGGTCTAG